CGCTATTCGCACCAGTCACGCGGTATGCACTCGCTTTGTAGTTTGCAAGTGTGGTTATCGCTTCGGTGTGAGATGCTTCGAAGTCGGTAGTTTCAATGCCTGCGACGGGGGTTGTAACGGCAGTTGCTGTTGTATTCTCAAGCGAATTACCCAAACCGAAGCTGGCGCAACCCGCCAGCAGCAGCGCGATCAATGGCGCAAACGGCATTATCCGGTCCCGATCCACAGGCTTTTGCTCGATAAACATTAGTAAGGTATAGGCTAAGAGACTAGAATATTCAATTGTACATCCGGATTTATATCTTTCAAATGAGATTTTGGCGACAAACGACAAAAAACAAGGGAATGGCCAGTATTGACGATTGGTATTTGAGCGAAACCGGGCAATACCTGTTGAATGAACTTAGCGAAAAGATCAGCCCGATTCTGGCGACAACCTTCGGTTATTACTCGTTGCAGATCGGATGCACAGGATCGGCAGCGCAAATACAGGAAAGTTGTCGTGTAAAACATCTATTCACGCTGGATGATCAGGGCTCGGAGGGCGAAATCCGGGCGACGCCTTCTATGTTGCCGATTGCGACCGATAGCGTCGATCTGGTGATACTGATGCATCACCTGTCCAATACCGGTGAACCTCACGCGGTTCTGCGCGAGGCCTTTCGCATATTAATACCGGAAGGCAAGCTGGTGATCATCGACTTCAATCCGGTGTCGCTATGGGGGTTACGCCATTTCCTGCAGGGCTGGTTGGAGTATGTTCCGTTCAATGGTCATTACTACACTGCAAAACGGATCGACGACTGGATGCGTCTGCTGGGTTTCGATCAACTCGATCACCACCGGATCGGATATCTACCGCCAATTCAAAAAACATCGGTCACGCGTCATTTGACCTGGCTGGAGAAAGGTACGCGAAAATGGTTGCCGCTACTGGGTGCGCTTAACCTGCTTGTTTACAGCAAGAGCATCTCGCCGTTGACCCCGGTACGTCATCGCTGGGTAGCCCGCAAGTTACTGCAGGGCAAGGTACCGCGTCCAAGCGTCGGGCGCGGCATGAAGTATGACCGTTAGGCCGCTATGAGTGCCAGGGTCGTAATCCATACCGACGGGGCCTGCCGAGGTAATCCGGGGCCCGGGGGTTGGGGGGTTGTGTTGCGCTACAATGGAAATCTCAAAAAACTTAAGGGTTATGATCCCGAGACAACCAACAATCGCATGGAATTGACAGCGGTGATCGAGGGACTCAAGGCGCTGACGCGTTCTTGCGATATCGAGTTGCATACCGATTCGAAATACGTGATGCAGGGCATCACCGAGTGGCTGAACAACTGGAAGCGCAACGGATGGAAAACGGCAGCCAGGAAGTCGGTAAAGAATATTGATCTCTGGCAACAGCTGGACGAAGAAGTCGTGCGTCACAAGATCGACTGGAACTGGGTCAAAGGCCATTCCGGTGTCGAGGATAACGAGATGGCTGATCAGCTCGCAAATGCAGCAATAGATGCAAAGATAACAGTATGAGACAAATAGTACTGGATACCGAAACGACCGGGCTCGAGGTTAGCCAGGGTCACCGGATCATCGAAATAGGATGCATTGAGCTGGTAAACCGGCGCGTTACCGGAAACCACTGGCATTATTACATCAATCCCGAGCGCGAAATCGATAACGGCGCCTTCGAGGTACATGGAATAAGCAACGAGTTTCTGCAGGACAAGCACCGGTTCGCAGAGCTTGCCGAGGAGTTTCGCGATTATGTGGCCGGTGCCGAGCTGGTTATTCACAATGCTCCATTTGACATCGGTTTTCTAGACAACGAGTTATCGCTGCTCGACCCGCCATTGGCGGTGCTGGAGGAAAGTTGCAGTATTCTCGATACCCTCCTGTTGGCGCGTCAAAAACATCCGGGCCAGAAGAACAATCTCGATGCCCTGTGCAAGCGTTATGGCATCGACAATAGCAACCGCAGTCTGCATGGTGCCTTGCTCGATGCGCGTATTCTTGCCGAT
This DNA window, taken from Gammaproteobacteria bacterium, encodes the following:
- a CDS encoding class I SAM-dependent methyltransferase; the protein is MRFWRQTTKNKGMASIDDWYLSETGQYLLNELSEKISPILATTFGYYSLQIGCTGSAAQIQESCRVKHLFTLDDQGSEGEIRATPSMLPIATDSVDLVILMHHLSNTGEPHAVLREAFRILIPEGKLVIIDFNPVSLWGLRHFLQGWLEYVPFNGHYYTAKRIDDWMRLLGFDQLDHHRIGYLPPIQKTSVTRHLTWLEKGTRKWLPLLGALNLLVYSKSISPLTPVRHRWVARKLLQGKVPRPSVGRGMKYDR
- the rnhA gene encoding ribonuclease HI, giving the protein MSARVVIHTDGACRGNPGPGGWGVVLRYNGNLKKLKGYDPETTNNRMELTAVIEGLKALTRSCDIELHTDSKYVMQGITEWLNNWKRNGWKTAARKSVKNIDLWQQLDEEVVRHKIDWNWVKGHSGVEDNEMADQLANAAIDAKITV
- the dnaQ gene encoding DNA polymerase III subunit epsilon produces the protein MRQIVLDTETTGLEVSQGHRIIEIGCIELVNRRVTGNHWHYYINPEREIDNGAFEVHGISNEFLQDKHRFAELAEEFRDYVAGAELVIHNAPFDIGFLDNELSLLDPPLAVLEESCSILDTLLLARQKHPGQKNNLDALCKRYGIDNSNRSLHGALLDARILADVYLAMTGGQTSLGLEAEQGIDTDSEQIEINRIESGQPLPIWQVDEAALRANREYIEFLATQHDDPAWK